In Labrus mixtus chromosome 9, fLabMix1.1, whole genome shotgun sequence, the DNA window AAAACCATTACTTGCTCCATCATGTCACTCTTTTATTGCTTTTGGTGAGGCTGTAATGTTGCTCCGTCTGCTGCagaatattattttgttttcacatctCCAAGTAGACTATAACGCAATATGTGTCTCTGaagttctttttgttttttttactttcctgaATGAGACTTTTGTCTGTATTAGTGCTGCTGCCATCTACAGCTTATTACATGTGTTACTGAGGCAGTTAATTTGTCCCCTCATACCTCAGACCAAAAGACATATCAGTTTGTTTGAGTAGATCATGcgtcaaaatgtttgtttagtgcaaaaatgaatacaaattctgacattcattgatttttattttcaaggttgCCATGGCTTCTTTGATCTGTTGAGTGTTAACACATCCATCTTTCTCTCCAGGTAATGTTGAGCCAAATAACCAATCCTGGAGATGCCGAAGAGAAGAGATATTCTTGCCATCGTGTTGATCGTGTTACCCTGGACTCTGCTCATCACTGTTTGGCACCAAAGCGCTATAGCTCCACTCCTCGCCATCCGCAAGGGTACGCATGCAGCGCACTTCACCGGCAATATCAAACCCTGAAGTGGGTCCTCGATCCTCACACTGCACTTCAGGTTTAGATAACAGGGCCGTTCATTTGGAGGTGCTCGGAGAACCATGACCATCAGCTTCATCAGAGCTCAATAACACTTGTCCAGTCATTGTAAACCTCATCAGTGTTTTTACATGCATGATGAAGACTTAAGAGCTAGCATCATATTTCATACACAGAGGAACAATTTGTCAAGTaatctattctgttttttttgtcaaatagaATCCTTTCATCTGAATTATTATCATGCTTGCCTACAAGATGAAACACTCTCATGGTGGGAAACATCAGCCGACAGCAGCATCGTTTGTTTCATGCATCTAGATACAAACTAGTCCCTGATTTCCCTTTTCATATCCAGTGGAAATTCATTTCAGAGACTGTCTAATAAGCAATTTGAAGTGATGTTTTTTACTGCTTCTTGAGCTACATGGAATATTCTGCTTTCATGTGTAATATCCTGGTTGCTCACCCAGTTTGAGTCATTAGTACACACACCCATGAGCTTTCTCAGAGACCATAAACCAACAGTGTAAAATGTCAAGAAGAACTGAAGAGTAAACAAACTCAAATTAGAGAAACAGCAAATCAATAACGCTCTCGCCCTCTTATTAGAAAGTCAGAAATACACATACAGCGcctaacaaacaaaacaggtttCCACAAACCACACAAGGcagtcagacacacaaaagGAGTAAACAACAGTTCAATTGAATagtttttagattttaaatctGATCAGTTTGACAATCTATGACAAAGATGCAAAAAACTATtcaagtcaatttttttttttatgtctttctgAAAACAATTAAATGCTTTTTAGTAATTTGATTATCTAATGGCATTAAGTGACAACTAGATAAAGTTTGAAGAAATCTTTTTGGCAGTGTCATTTGACCCAGCTGTTCACACAGGCTTTCTTtcatgtgcttttaaaaaagagaagcgAGAATATTTCTTTTGGCAGCGCGCTCCCTGGCAGCCTCTGTTGAACATCTGGCCATCAGCAGATTGTGTTAATCTATGTGCTGCAGAGATATCCTCCTTATGTTGGAGGTGCGAGTGGTGCTTGAGCAGAACAGTGACAAAAGATTGCCATTAGCACAatgaaaagacattaaaaagccTAATGATTTAATTATCTTATTCTATTCATCATGACCCAAAAAACACTCGGGCCAGAATATCACAGCCTTAAACTCCGGAGTCGACTCAATGTGTGCCAGCTGATTCTCTTTCATGTATTTACAGGTCTTAACTAAGCAGTCACCTTTATTCTCACATAGACACTCAagtgtattttgtctttcttaCAGATTAAAGACAttagagagagatagaaggtTAACACTGtagtgctgcagctgctgtgatctTTGATGGTGAATTCAAATGTTCCAACATAAtcacaaaagtagaaaaaagctTAAGATGAAGTATTTATAGTTTTCTACCCCCTTCACAGATTGTTTGCTAGAAAAACATTCcccaaaaaaggagaaaataaagatatatgTTCTATAGAAATCAATGCAATAAAGAAAATCAGTTGACATTTGTTATTGGTCGTATCTGAATTTCCTTCATGCATCTGTGCAAAAACATTCATATGGCAAAATAACTTCTTGTTGAGGTGTTGATCTCTcgttaaaataataattgaggcccccccccccccggaatGAAAAGTGGTAGTAAGCATGTGAAATGGAGTCTGTGTTGAGTCCGGATCTAAAAAACAGAGGGCATGACTACTGGACCCACATACCCGCATTTTCTTAATGTGTTGAGAAAGGCCTTAAGGCAACACTCAGGGAATAGCCGggctcatctctcctctccctgtgctcttgctgtctctctgtccatcAGCTGTGTTATCCTCTCACAGTGCCTGCTTTCACTTTTTGCAGCCTGTCACCACCTAGTAAAAGAGATCTTTATCATTCCAGAGAGGCTTGCAGTCCGCCACCACCGGCTCTCAGGTACACTTTACCCCCATTGGGTTTAAGTCACCTGAGGAAAAATATACAAAGGGCAGCCCAAGGTCGCACTAATGTCTTACATGTCTTCTTATCCCCCAAATGTGCAGATGACGGTGTGGAGGGGAAGAGGGAGTCAGGCGGCCCGGCTCAGGACTCTAAGGAATACTGTGCTTCAGATAAGGACATAGTGGAGGTGGTGAGGACAGAGTATGTGTACACACGGCCTCCACCCTGGTCTGATGTCCTGCCCACCATCCACATCATCACCCCGACGTACAGTCGCCCGGTGCAGAAGGCGGAGCTGACGCGGTTGGCGAACACGTTCCTCCATGTTCCCAACCTGCACTGGATCCTAGTCGAGGACTCGCAAAGGAGGACGCCGCTTGTGACGCGACTTCTCCGAGAAACTGGGCTTAACTACACCCACCTCAATGTAGAGACACCCAGGAACTATAAGCTGCGGGGGGACACTCGGGATCCTAGAATCCCCCGGGGCACTATGCAGAGGAATCTGGCCCTGCGATGGCTGAGGGAGACCTTCAACGCCAACAGCAGCCAGGCTGGAATCGTCTATTTTGCTGACGACGACAACACGTACAGCCTGGAGCTGTTTGAAGAGGTCAGAGCTGGTGTCACACGTTAAACCCTGCTGATAATTTACTGCTGTTCATTTCATGCATTTTTACAAACTCCTGTAAAAATGGGTGGAAAATGTCTAGAAAAGAGGCTCAGTGACAGCACGGCTTGATCTGAcaacacatgttttaaaatgtggtgCAGGAGTAGTGAGTGTAAGTTTGCAGGTCAAGACAACAGCAAACGATGGATAGCATGAACTTGAAGTTGAATTactaataaaacacagatgaacctgctgtagaaaatgattcttgCAAGAGGCATTTTGCTTAtgcaaaaaatttaaaataaacaagacattTGCATGCTTCAAAACAATTCTATGAATCGACAAGGAATGATAAAATTACAGTCGTgttctagagagagagagagagcgaaagagagagagagagagacagtggacGAGAAGGTAGAAGGTGGACTTGCTAATGCACAGTCTACAGTGTGCAATTACTCTGACCCACTCTTCACAAACCTGTGATATTTTCTGATGAGCTGACTCGAACCCATTGTCAGGTGAATAAGTAAAACAGACAACAATGACcacaaagaacattttcattttcacattacATTTGTGGTAAGTTATTACAAATTTGAAATGTATTACATTCAAAGAGAATTATGTATTATGTTTGTAGTAGGCCACTGCTGTTAAATTTATGGGATTATTACATTTAAGATGCACGTCTGTATAATGTTTGTAGTTTATTTCGTTGGTGGGTGTTTCAAACCTTCTTCATGTATCATTTAATTAGGTGCAGAGTAACTACAAAGAATGTGAAGTCCTTCTCAATTCCTTATCATAACACAATCACCTCATTCTTAAATCTTACCTACAACACTAACTAGCTTCAAGCATAACTCCAATGCCTAAGCATTAGCATCATGCTCTGTCTAACATAAGAACCAAACCCTACAGTTTGGAACTCACAAGTTTTGCTTCCAACTTCacacttcacatttttttttattctcgaGGTCCAATCCATCTTCAGAAGCGGCACCACTGATGTAAACTTAAGTTCCATGTGCACAGTTAGTAATTCAGGTGACCTCGGAGATTTCACAATTCTCAGCAGAAACAGGGAGGCGTGCCAGTTTATCatattcaaaaaacttgaaagctGCGCAGCCATTCGGCTGTAGAGGAGAGCTTTGGATTGATCTGGAAAAACTCAAATTGGCGAGCCCTCAGCAACATATTACGTCCAGTCATTTTGTGCACAGCTCAAGttaaaactcctgcacaatACTGTTTTTCAATACTGTTTATGTAAGTTCCTTCTTTTGTAATAGGATTGAATCAATGTCTTCATACACAAGTCAACTTTTCTAAAATAATTATTATGCTTTACAGTTGATCCATtcagcttaaaggctttatatgtgatgttttgatccagcagatgtcgcccttgagcaccagcatgaaaccaaaacaactcgcgctgcattgttgtgttagcatgctaatgctagcgatctttattatgctcgtatcttcatactgcatgtaaatttacctgaaatgagcgtgatctagaaacacagttaagcagtgagtacagtatgttattcttcttttctctagtccctcaattaaacaacttttatacacgaggggaggagtcagccggccgtcccggcgatgtaaacaaagtgaagataggactctgaaaactctgaaaacatcacagacagtgggactcgggtgttacacccattgtagacagtcatgactcacagagttattttcagaggatatacttgatttatattacatttaagtgtgaaaaatcacatagaaagcctttaagctaAATATATGATATTCAGCAAAACATTCAATAAGAATTCAGCACTTGCTAACCATAGTTCATAGACGTTTTGTAAGTAGTCGAAGTATATCTCAGATACTttaagcattttgttttttagctaTAAACAAGCAGAGCTCCAGGGATGGAGAGCTTGTAGACAGAAGTTTGGGCGTGTAATCAGT includes these proteins:
- the b3gat1a gene encoding galactosylgalactosylxylosylprotein 3-beta-glucuronosyltransferase 1 isoform X2; this encodes MPKRRDILAIVLIVLPWTLLITVWHQSAIAPLLAIRKERLAVRHHRLSDDGVEGKRESGGPAQDSKEYCASDKDIVEVVRTEYVYTRPPPWSDVLPTIHIITPTYSRPVQKAELTRLANTFLHVPNLHWILVEDSQRRTPLVTRLLRETGLNYTHLNVETPRNYKLRGDTRDPRIPRGTMQRNLALRWLRETFNANSSQAGIVYFADDDNTYSLELFEEMRTTRKVSVWPVAFVGGLRYESPKVNAAGKVYGWKTVFDPHRPFAIDMAGFAINLRLILFKPQAYFKLRGVKGGYQESSLLRELVTLNDLEPKAANCTKILVWHTRTEKPVLVNEGKKGFTDPNVEI
- the b3gat1a gene encoding galactosylgalactosylxylosylprotein 3-beta-glucuronosyltransferase 1 isoform X1, with product MPKRRDILAIVLIVLPWTLLITVWHQSAIAPLLAIRKACHHLVKEIFIIPERLAVRHHRLSDDGVEGKRESGGPAQDSKEYCASDKDIVEVVRTEYVYTRPPPWSDVLPTIHIITPTYSRPVQKAELTRLANTFLHVPNLHWILVEDSQRRTPLVTRLLRETGLNYTHLNVETPRNYKLRGDTRDPRIPRGTMQRNLALRWLRETFNANSSQAGIVYFADDDNTYSLELFEEMRTTRKVSVWPVAFVGGLRYESPKVNAAGKVYGWKTVFDPHRPFAIDMAGFAINLRLILFKPQAYFKLRGVKGGYQESSLLRELVTLNDLEPKAANCTKILVWHTRTEKPVLVNEGKKGFTDPNVEI
- the b3gat1a gene encoding galactosylgalactosylxylosylprotein 3-beta-glucuronosyltransferase 1 isoform X3, which translates into the protein MPKRRDILAIVLIVLPWTLLITVWHQSAIAPLLAIRKDDGVEGKRESGGPAQDSKEYCASDKDIVEVVRTEYVYTRPPPWSDVLPTIHIITPTYSRPVQKAELTRLANTFLHVPNLHWILVEDSQRRTPLVTRLLRETGLNYTHLNVETPRNYKLRGDTRDPRIPRGTMQRNLALRWLRETFNANSSQAGIVYFADDDNTYSLELFEEMRTTRKVSVWPVAFVGGLRYESPKVNAAGKVYGWKTVFDPHRPFAIDMAGFAINLRLILFKPQAYFKLRGVKGGYQESSLLRELVTLNDLEPKAANCTKILVWHTRTEKPVLVNEGKKGFTDPNVEI